From Streptomyces sp. TLI_105, one genomic window encodes:
- a CDS encoding type I-E CRISPR-associated protein Cse1/CasA has product MRWEPRVQACIPTLTTGSDQQELKLNLPDTFRRADEISAVYGDSPGETAAVIEWLLGLIYAADAYPETTDEWKQYVENRAPLDEVAAWIEKHPGCWDLFDSEQPLGQNPALHPHLDTYGVGPAQLFVERVGDYNQFFDHHHLHHPEPVPADAAWRAMLVQHAFAIGMRGRIKASAMGLPGTFTNLGTNRLASRLRVIARPAWDGATLGDLLRLNTTPWPRDPGPLNLTWRQELPQRRDFTQPGPRQARTPQGPADLHTVLGRSIALRPALLADGTAGVDRVLIGAGETLAPLPAEYLQDAVTHTGPGGVKRLLGPSANRDLWRESEALYAAVADRDKGTDLYGRIATLHGRRIHLWTVGLLATQGKPITWVTDEFPYVPGREAPLRHAAETGSAICEYAARALYLAASTARDIAYPNPKPDDKKAQIARFNGEPEMWAGAADHFHVLLDQVTAGQDTTGALDEFGSAIRALSIQSLNDRLISLSGGTTGLEARVTAQSRLEKLLDHSKAPVHLKEAAA; this is encoded by the coding sequence ATGCGGTGGGAACCGCGCGTCCAAGCATGCATCCCGACACTGACAACGGGCTCTGACCAGCAAGAACTCAAGCTGAACCTGCCTGACACCTTCCGGCGGGCCGATGAGATCAGCGCTGTCTACGGTGACAGCCCCGGCGAGACAGCCGCAGTGATCGAGTGGCTGCTCGGCCTGATCTACGCAGCCGACGCCTATCCCGAGACCACCGACGAGTGGAAGCAGTATGTGGAGAACCGCGCCCCACTCGACGAGGTCGCCGCCTGGATCGAGAAGCATCCGGGCTGCTGGGACCTGTTCGACTCCGAACAGCCCCTCGGACAGAACCCCGCCCTACACCCGCACCTCGACACGTACGGCGTCGGACCCGCCCAGCTCTTCGTCGAACGGGTCGGGGACTATAACCAGTTCTTCGACCACCACCACCTGCACCACCCCGAACCCGTCCCGGCCGACGCTGCATGGCGCGCCATGCTGGTCCAGCACGCCTTCGCCATCGGCATGCGCGGCAGGATCAAAGCCAGCGCCATGGGACTGCCCGGCACCTTCACCAACCTCGGGACGAACCGGCTGGCCTCACGGCTGCGGGTCATCGCCCGCCCGGCCTGGGACGGAGCGACCCTCGGCGATCTTCTGCGCCTCAACACCACTCCCTGGCCGCGCGACCCCGGCCCCCTCAACCTGACATGGCGCCAGGAGCTGCCGCAGCGCCGTGATTTCACCCAGCCCGGCCCCCGGCAGGCGCGTACCCCTCAGGGGCCTGCGGATCTGCACACCGTCCTGGGCCGCTCCATCGCCCTGCGGCCGGCCCTTCTTGCGGACGGAACCGCCGGAGTCGACAGGGTCCTCATCGGCGCCGGCGAGACCCTGGCCCCGCTGCCGGCCGAGTACCTGCAGGACGCCGTCACCCACACGGGCCCAGGTGGCGTCAAGCGCCTTCTGGGACCCTCCGCCAACCGTGACCTGTGGCGCGAGTCCGAAGCCTTGTATGCCGCCGTCGCCGACCGGGACAAGGGCACCGACCTCTACGGGCGGATCGCGACACTCCACGGCCGCCGCATCCACCTGTGGACCGTCGGCCTCCTGGCCACCCAGGGCAAGCCGATCACCTGGGTCACCGACGAGTTCCCCTACGTACCTGGCCGCGAAGCACCCCTCCGGCACGCAGCCGAAACAGGCTCAGCCATCTGCGAGTACGCAGCCCGCGCCCTCTACCTCGCCGCGTCCACCGCCCGCGACATCGCCTACCCCAACCCCAAACCGGACGACAAGAAGGCCCAGATCGCCCGCTTCAACGGCGAACCCGAGATGTGGGCGGGTGCCGCGGACCACTTCCACGTCCTGCTCGACCAGGTCACCGCTGGCCAGGACACCACCGGCGCTCTCGACGAGTTCGGAAGCGCCATCCGGGCCTTGAGCATCCAGAGCCTGAACGACCGTCTCATCAGCCTTTCCGGCGGCACCACCGGTCTCGAGGCCCGCGTCACGGCCCAGAGCCGCCTGGAGAAGCTGCTCGATCACAGCAAAGCGCCCGTCCACCTCAAGGAAGCCGCCGCATGA
- the casB gene encoding type I-E CRISPR-associated protein Cse2/CasB, which yields MTQPAAEHPPSAQFTGWLAGLVRSRNVGALAALRRPQPLPRLEPHYQAASFAPVPEQEQYYQLTAFLFARYHAGATSPHYGYGDVGAALRRIGNGLTRGPQDPGAKRLLTRITASREVPARHLQHVIDRARSCGTAPPAWELLPDDLARWQQRGRPVADAWGKSFYTPTYPNRNPK from the coding sequence ATGACCCAGCCCGCCGCCGAGCATCCCCCCAGCGCGCAATTCACCGGGTGGCTCGCAGGACTCGTCCGCTCCCGCAACGTCGGGGCCCTGGCCGCGCTCCGCCGCCCGCAGCCCCTCCCCCGCCTCGAACCGCACTACCAGGCCGCCTCCTTCGCCCCCGTGCCGGAGCAGGAGCAGTACTACCAGCTCACCGCTTTCCTCTTCGCCCGCTACCACGCCGGCGCCACCAGCCCCCATTACGGATACGGCGACGTCGGCGCCGCACTGCGCCGCATCGGTAACGGACTCACCCGAGGCCCCCAGGACCCCGGCGCCAAACGGCTCCTGACCCGCATCACCGCCTCCCGCGAAGTCCCCGCCCGCCACCTGCAGCACGTCATCGACCGGGCCCGCTCCTGCGGCACCGCACCACCCGCCTGGGAACTCCTGCCCGACGACCTCGCCCGCTGGCAGCAACGCGGCCGCCCCGTCGCCGATGCCTGGGGCAAGTCCTTCTACACCCCCACCTACCCGAACAGGAACCCGAAGTGA
- a CDS encoding type I-E CRISPR-associated protein Cas7/Cse4/CasC → MTALSHTAATDLLSGDQFLSLHLLETFTAALPVRDENGMPKAFRYGGDLRTMITSQSRRRAERTYSRERANNGQGALAGYTMGIRTREWAKQTADALTSLHGWDKTRALETSKALLTGVGLKFGTKPNTQNLTQVLLFAPEDAGRSIAAYVRANEETTAAWVSEYLQAKAAQTAAEATKKEKAAAARKAKKDGTPVPENPADTGADDTGENLPKLPKEIREAVLTALAPRDAIDIALYGRFLAEIADSPNVDGAIQTAHAFTVHAAEHIDDFYAAADDAKLHRKEHALDFLDVADDAGAGMTGYQSLITGTFYRHATLDRYKIRLNLLAAGMKPNEAQTAAEAAEREFVEAFTNAVPHAKKNTTASTGVLPKLVLAFTGKRPFNYAGAFEKPIDETTDGPASLAAADRLLKQHALVLRKRTDISPARVLTYDLDVQHLVDQHISAGTLPGTEADSAQELTSS, encoded by the coding sequence GTGACCGCTCTCTCCCACACCGCCGCCACCGACCTGCTCAGCGGTGACCAGTTCCTCTCCCTCCACCTCCTGGAGACCTTCACCGCCGCCCTTCCCGTCAGGGATGAGAACGGGATGCCCAAGGCCTTCAGGTACGGCGGCGACCTGCGCACCATGATCACCTCGCAGTCCCGGCGCCGCGCTGAACGCACCTACAGCCGCGAACGCGCCAACAACGGCCAAGGTGCCCTCGCCGGATACACCATGGGCATCCGCACCCGCGAATGGGCCAAGCAGACCGCCGACGCCCTCACCAGCCTCCACGGCTGGGACAAGACCCGGGCACTGGAAACCTCAAAAGCCCTCCTCACAGGCGTCGGCTTGAAGTTCGGCACAAAGCCCAACACCCAGAACCTGACCCAGGTCCTCCTCTTCGCCCCCGAAGACGCCGGCCGGTCCATCGCCGCCTACGTCCGCGCCAACGAGGAAACGACCGCCGCCTGGGTGAGCGAATACCTCCAGGCCAAGGCGGCCCAGACCGCCGCGGAGGCCACGAAGAAGGAGAAGGCCGCCGCCGCCCGGAAAGCGAAGAAGGACGGCACCCCCGTACCGGAGAACCCCGCCGATACCGGCGCCGACGACACCGGCGAGAACCTGCCCAAGCTTCCCAAGGAGATCCGCGAGGCCGTCCTCACCGCCCTCGCCCCCCGCGACGCCATCGACATCGCCCTCTACGGGCGCTTCCTCGCCGAGATCGCCGACTCCCCCAACGTCGACGGCGCCATCCAGACCGCCCACGCCTTCACCGTCCATGCCGCAGAACACATTGACGATTTCTATGCCGCCGCCGACGACGCCAAGCTCCACCGCAAGGAGCACGCCCTGGACTTCCTGGACGTCGCTGACGACGCAGGCGCCGGCATGACGGGCTACCAGTCCCTGATCACCGGCACCTTCTACCGGCACGCCACCCTCGACCGCTACAAGATCCGCCTCAACCTCCTGGCAGCCGGCATGAAGCCGAACGAGGCCCAGACCGCCGCCGAAGCAGCCGAACGCGAATTCGTCGAAGCCTTCACCAACGCCGTCCCCCACGCCAAGAAGAACACCACCGCCTCCACCGGCGTCCTACCCAAGCTCGTCCTCGCCTTCACCGGCAAGCGCCCCTTCAACTACGCCGGCGCCTTCGAAAAGCCCATCGACGAGACCACCGACGGCCCCGCCTCCCTCGCCGCCGCCGACCGCCTCCTCAAGCAGCACGCCCTCGTCCTGCGCAAGCGCACCGACATCTCCCCCGCCCGCGTGCTCACCTACGACCTCGACGTCCAGCACCTCGTCGACCAGCACATCAGCGCCGGCACCCTGCCCGGCACCGAAGCAGACAGCGCACAGGAGCTGACCAGCTCGTGA
- the cas5e gene encoding type I-E CRISPR-associated protein Cas5/CasD, which translates to MTSVLLMRLASPLQSWGALARFDRRDTQPRPTKSAVVGLIAAALGHDRTDDLGPLTSLRFATRADRPGTALRDFHIVGGGNYPLRPRDLITDHRRAAKAAAALDQATGPAFGHLPAQSVTHWYGAPKEIAPDPDLGTLVAGNTTRDAMMTTRWYLADAAFVAAVQHPDQALLNRISHALEHPARLLWLGRKSCPPTGTISGGVHTGTLETVLNTTALLPNATTTRPWAWFEATNGTHGAIQTRDQPVTFHPEHRTHAPRWETRTRLTPEPTIEWDIIP; encoded by the coding sequence GTGACCTCCGTCCTCCTCATGCGCCTGGCCTCCCCTCTCCAGTCCTGGGGGGCCCTCGCCCGCTTCGACCGCCGCGACACCCAGCCACGACCCACCAAATCAGCCGTCGTCGGACTCATCGCAGCCGCCCTGGGCCACGACCGCACCGATGACCTCGGCCCCCTCACCAGCCTGCGCTTCGCCACCCGCGCCGACCGCCCCGGCACCGCCCTGCGCGACTTCCACATCGTCGGCGGCGGAAACTACCCCCTGCGCCCCCGCGACCTCATCACCGACCACCGCCGCGCCGCCAAAGCCGCCGCAGCACTCGACCAGGCAACCGGCCCCGCCTTCGGGCACCTGCCCGCCCAATCAGTCACCCACTGGTACGGCGCACCCAAAGAAATCGCCCCCGACCCCGACCTGGGCACCCTCGTCGCCGGCAACACCACACGCGACGCCATGATGACCACCCGCTGGTACCTCGCCGACGCCGCCTTCGTCGCCGCCGTCCAGCATCCCGACCAGGCACTCCTGAACCGCATCAGCCACGCCCTCGAACACCCCGCACGCCTCCTCTGGCTCGGCCGTAAATCCTGCCCACCCACCGGAACCATTTCCGGCGGCGTGCACACCGGCACCCTCGAGACCGTCCTGAACACCACCGCCCTCCTGCCCAACGCCACCACCACACGCCCCTGGGCCTGGTTCGAAGCCACCAACGGAACCCACGGAGCCATTCAGACCCGTGACCAGCCCGTCACCTTCCACCCTGAGCACCGCACCCATGCTCCCCGGTGGGAGACACGCACCCGCCTGACCCCCGAGCCGACCATCGAATGGGACATCATCCCGTGA
- a CDS encoding type I-E CRISPR-associated protein Cas6/Cse3/CasE — translation MTTSRLITCHSILQLDLNHPHAATALTDAHQMHRTVMAGFKNWVPDGERDARAQLGVLSTWSADLKTNTLLIVVQSRVRPDWSPLPRTALRQPADVRNIDLPITTGDRYTFRTVVNPVRAVRPTNTPGTTHPRGPSKRLPHVRPDHVRRWFEARLHPTDTTQHQNHETGHIGADADRATLAIRMLPPVESDHHKGLKISRAEIRGTLTVTHPTNFTHTLTNGLGKARAYSCGLVLTRPTSS, via the coding sequence GTGACCACCAGCCGCCTGATCACCTGCCACAGCATCCTCCAGCTCGACCTGAACCACCCCCACGCCGCAACTGCCCTCACCGACGCCCACCAGATGCACCGCACTGTCATGGCCGGCTTCAAGAACTGGGTACCCGACGGCGAACGCGACGCCCGCGCCCAGCTCGGCGTCCTTTCCACCTGGTCCGCCGACCTCAAGACCAACACCCTCCTCATCGTCGTGCAGTCCCGCGTCCGACCCGACTGGTCCCCCCTCCCCCGCACCGCACTCCGCCAGCCCGCCGACGTACGCAACATCGACCTGCCCATCACCACCGGCGACCGCTACACCTTCCGCACCGTCGTCAACCCCGTCCGCGCCGTCCGACCCACAAACACCCCCGGCACCACCCACCCCAGAGGCCCCTCCAAGCGCCTCCCCCACGTCCGGCCCGACCACGTCCGCCGCTGGTTCGAAGCACGACTCCACCCCACAGACACCACACAGCACCAAAACCACGAAACCGGACACATCGGCGCCGACGCAGACCGCGCAACCCTCGCGATCCGCATGCTCCCACCCGTCGAATCCGACCACCACAAAGGCCTCAAAATCAGCCGCGCCGAAATCCGCGGCACCCTCACCGTCACCCACCCCACAAACTTCACCCACACCCTGACCAACGGCCTCGGAAAAGCCCGCGCCTACTCCTGCGGCCTCGTCCTCACCAGACCCACCAGCAGCTGA
- a CDS encoding endonuclease domain-containing protein, with amino-acid sequence MSGHVIPGRAGDLIRVQAADALWADLTADSAVPTASTVFVSPPVSVRAGYVLLGSRVVMTVKAGDGRWSVSESEVRQAAAELCAIQVDLEDLVRIGPFGGVPKQEPGGGVLLGWRRRIVRELQEPTLPGQAVRDEGVRTVHLAGLDWRRILVEQDRDRAGRTWWLPRSVVRALDAAEHAERRWLQTARTGPETAGPTRPRPPRRQTPPGSRQTTRPDPPAARLRPYNEELKGLLYSVLSRKPDTSRKVAGWICAVCHTAPAAVLDHCHEHGYVRAPLCQSCNTQERPDHLYPNDIRVTDRYTRLFTTHAHHWLHHWHRCPGCRTRTTLPLPHLAAWTAHTACCPLRPTHRDTHSSRGRKPCGTLRVSWTGSHHAPHTCLLTIKVDFCPSGEHRDLAQIPYRQAAEQFRIWLAETAPTVAAAAGPDRLDDLPTQFRPVIADTSKEDQGLF; translated from the coding sequence GTGTCGGGACATGTCATTCCAGGTCGCGCGGGCGATCTGATCAGGGTGCAGGCTGCGGATGCTCTGTGGGCCGACCTCACAGCTGATAGCGCTGTCCCGACGGCTTCCACAGTGTTTGTCAGCCCTCCCGTCAGTGTCCGGGCGGGTTATGTCCTGCTCGGCAGCCGTGTGGTGATGACGGTGAAGGCGGGTGACGGCCGGTGGAGCGTTTCGGAGAGTGAGGTACGCCAGGCCGCAGCGGAGCTGTGCGCGATACAGGTGGACCTTGAGGATCTGGTCCGTATCGGTCCCTTCGGCGGTGTGCCGAAGCAGGAACCTGGTGGGGGAGTGCTGCTGGGATGGCGTCGGCGCATCGTCCGTGAACTGCAGGAGCCGACCCTGCCCGGGCAGGCGGTGCGAGACGAAGGTGTCCGCACGGTTCATCTGGCGGGGCTCGACTGGCGGCGAATACTCGTAGAACAAGACCGTGACCGCGCAGGACGCACGTGGTGGCTGCCACGCTCTGTGGTCAGGGCGCTGGACGCGGCAGAGCATGCCGAAAGACGATGGCTGCAAACGGCACGGACCGGTCCGGAGACCGCAGGGCCCACCAGACCGCGCCCTCCTCGCAGGCAGACTCCCCCCGGCAGCCGGCAGACAACAAGGCCCGATCCCCCGGCCGCCCGCCTGCGCCCGTACAACGAGGAACTCAAAGGCCTGCTGTATTCAGTGCTCAGCAGAAAACCCGACACTTCCCGCAAAGTGGCCGGATGGATCTGTGCCGTATGCCACACAGCCCCCGCCGCCGTCCTGGACCACTGCCACGAACACGGCTATGTCCGCGCACCCCTGTGCCAGTCCTGCAACACCCAAGAGCGCCCCGACCACCTCTACCCCAACGACATCCGCGTTACCGACCGCTACACACGCCTGTTCACCACCCACGCCCACCACTGGCTACACCACTGGCACCGCTGCCCCGGCTGCCGCACCCGCACCACCCTGCCTCTGCCCCACCTCGCCGCATGGACCGCCCACACCGCCTGCTGCCCCCTGCGCCCCACCCACCGCGACACCCACAGCTCCCGCGGCCGCAAACCCTGCGGCACCCTCCGCGTGTCCTGGACCGGTAGCCACCACGCCCCACACACCTGCCTGCTCACCATCAAAGTTGACTTCTGTCCCTCCGGCGAACACCGGGACCTGGCGCAAATCCCCTACCGCCAAGCCGCCGAACAGTTCCGTATCTGGCTGGCGGAGACTGCCCCTACCGTGGCCGCCGCGGCCGGCCCCGACCGTCTGGACGACCTCCCTACCCAATTCCGACCCGTCATCGCAGACACCAGCAAGGAAGATCAGGGACTGTTCTGA
- a CDS encoding GNAT family N-acetyltransferase — protein MNINSTEASPSATAKVRRFRNGDSVEQLTSLLHRAYADHAAAGRVFFASYQSPQDTQHRLSKGECWVAMNGDVLVGTVTVSAPHTTPAGYPAPAGGGSFWQLAVEPSQRGTGLGQRLLALAESRIIALGSTQVVIDTSSQATDLVDWYRRRGYESIGAWRWDVTNYDSIVLMKNLPPTTS, from the coding sequence GTGAACATCAACTCGACGGAAGCGAGTCCGTCCGCGACCGCGAAGGTCAGGCGTTTCCGCAACGGTGACTCGGTGGAGCAGCTCACGTCTCTGCTCCACCGTGCCTACGCGGACCATGCTGCTGCCGGACGGGTCTTCTTCGCCTCCTACCAATCTCCGCAGGACACCCAGCACCGTTTGAGCAAGGGCGAGTGCTGGGTCGCGATGAACGGAGACGTACTGGTCGGCACCGTCACCGTCTCAGCTCCGCACACCACCCCGGCCGGATACCCGGCGCCGGCGGGCGGGGGCTCGTTCTGGCAACTGGCTGTCGAGCCGTCGCAAAGAGGCACCGGTCTCGGGCAAAGGCTGCTGGCTCTGGCGGAGTCACGCATTATTGCCCTCGGATCGACACAGGTCGTCATCGACACCTCCTCGCAGGCAACAGACCTCGTCGACTGGTATCGCCGGCGAGGCTACGAGTCGATCGGCGCCTGGCGGTGGGATGTCACTAATTACGACAGCATCGTCCTTATGAAGAATCTGCCGCCGACAACTTCGTGA